In one window of Ovis aries strain OAR_USU_Benz2616 breed Rambouillet chromosome 5, ARS-UI_Ramb_v3.0, whole genome shotgun sequence DNA:
- the LOC101109355 gene encoding olfactory receptor 7C2-like, with amino-acid sequence MERGNQTGVRNFLLLGFTEDPNLQPLLFRLFLSMYMVTFTGNLAIILAIISDSHLHTPMYFFLSNLSFADIGFTSTTIPKILWNIQKQSQVITYAGCLSQVFFFIVFGCLDNLLLAVMAYDRFVAICHPLHYMVIMNPRLCGLLALGSWSLSVTGSLPETLTILRLSFCRSRRIPHSFCDPPEVLKLACSDTLINNTVVYFVTIILGVFPLSGILFSYYQIVSSILRISSARSKYKAFSTCGSHLSVVSLFYGTGLGVYLSSAVTSSSRTSLVASVMYTMVTPMLNPFIYSLRNRDMKAALERLISRAPSLIHRAFRGLS; translated from the coding sequence ATGGAAAGAGGAAACCAAACAGGAGTCAGAAACTTTCTCCTCTTGGGATTCACAGAGGACCCAAACCTGCAGCCTCTCCTCTTCAGGCTGTTTCTGTCCATGTACATGGTCACATTCACTGGGAACCTGGCCATCATCCTAGCCATCATCTCAGACTctcacctccacacccccatgtacttctttctcTCAAACCTGTCCTTTGCAGACATCGGtttcacctccaccaccatcccaAAGATCCTGTGGAACATCCAGAAACAGAGTCAAGTTATCACCTATGCAGGCTGCCTCAGCCaggtattttttttcattgtatttggATGCCTGGACAATTTACTCCTGGccgtgatggcctatgaccggtTCGTGGCCATCTGTCACCCTCTGCACTACATGGTCATCATGAACCCCCGGCTCTGTGGGCTACTGGCTCTGGGGTCCTGGAGCCTCAGTGTCACAGGCTCCCTGCCTGAGACCTTGACTATCTTGAGGTTGTCTTTCTGCAGAAGCAGGAGGATCCCACATTCTTTTTGTGATCCTCCTGAAGTCCTGAAGCTTGCCTGTTCTGACACCCTCATCAATAACACAGTGGTGTATTTTGTGACTATTATCCTAGgtgtttttcctctctctgggaTTCTCTTTTCTTACTATCAGATTGTCTCCTCCATCCTGAGAATTTCATCAGCCAGGAGCAAATACAAAGCCTTTTCCACCTGTGGGTCTCACCTCTCAGTGGTCTCCTTGTTCTATGGCACAGGCCTAGGGGTCTACCTCAGTTCTGCAGTCACTTCATCCTCTAGGACAAGTCTGGTGGCCTCAGTGATGTACACCATGGTCACtcccatgctgaaccccttcatctacagTCTGAGGAACAGGGACATGAAGGCGGCCCTAGAGAGACTCATCAGCAGGGCACCATCTCTCATTCACAGGGCCTTCAGAGGACTCTCATAA